A genomic stretch from Aedes albopictus strain Foshan chromosome 2, AalbF5, whole genome shotgun sequence includes:
- the LOC109429397 gene encoding cytochrome b5-related protein-like — protein sequence MASYPWTETSSVTTTTTVVATPDGDSDGACAADNNNTPMTKFITAKPPSYYRKPLRTVTQWLKGKRRDDDAEGLWRIHDSLYDLTEFIECHPGGSEWIRFTKGTDITEAFEVHHIGARPEQLLPRYYIRAARSPRNVRLTFHKDGFYKTLKRRVAEKLTTVNNQPAQTSELILDSLLCGSFVLACLALNWNSYLLAALAGLLVAWTMNCAHNFLHRKDNWRMMAFNLAFFSYREWRVSHALSHHLYPNSKLDLEISFFEPFLCWFPSAAGKNLFQRFGSWVYGPLIYTTMCLAEVGKRLLETILTRKNTFYADDAIPVLLPLAMWVSSNSDIFDVLKIWFVIVQVAGLVFGAIGLHAAHHHPDIVHSGDLIPADIDFGVYQLAAIIDRTDLKGSQFKVLVGFGDHCLHHLFPTLDHGILPQLYQVLFETCEEFQLEYREQHWLQAIVGQHQQLARIEPRVYVPWKKVK from the exons ATGGCGAGCTATCCGTGGACTGAAACGTCTTCAGTCACCACCACAACCACCGTGGTGGCAACACCGGATGGTGATAGCGATGGGGCATGTGCCGCCGACAACAACAATACTCCCATGACCAAATTCATCACCGCTAAACCACCTTCCTACTATCGGAAACCACTGCGAACAGTAACCCAGTGGTTGAAGGGAAAACGACGTGATGACGATGCGGAAGGCCTCTGGCGTATACACGATTCGCTGTACGATCTAACGGAGTTTATCGAGTGCCATCCGGGCGGATCCGAATGGATCCGGTTCACTAAG GGAACGGACATCACGGAAGCCTTCGAGGTCCATCACATCGGAGCCAGACCAGAACAGCTCCTGCCACGGTACTACATCCGCGCGGCTCGATCTCCCAGAAATGTCCGCCTGACGTTCCACAAGGATGGATTCTACAAAACGTTGAAGCGTCGAGTGGCCGAAAAGCTGACGACGGTCAACAACCAACCAGCGCAAACTTCGGAACTGATTTTGGATTCCTTGCTTTGTGGATCTTTCGTTTTGGCTTGTTTGGCTCTAAATTGGAACAGTTATCTGCTGGCGGCACTGGCAGGATTGCTGGTGGCTTGGACGATGAACTGCGCGCACAACTTCCTGCATCGGAAGGACAACTGGCGAATGATGGCTTTCAATTTGGCGTTTTTCAGCTATAG GGAATGGCGAGTATCGCATGCGCTGTCACACCATTTGTATCCCAATTCAAAGTTGGATTTGGAAATATCGTTTTTTGAACCATTTCTTTGTTGGTTTCCGAGTGCTGCTGGTAAAAATCTGTTCCAAAGGTTCGGTTCGTGGGTATATGGTCCGCTGATATATACTACCATGTGTCTGGCTGAAGTTGGAAAACG TTTACTGGAAACCATTTTAACGAGAAAGAATACATTCTACGCCGACGATGCGATACCCGTGCTACTACCGCTCGCCATGTGGGTCTCCAGCAATAGTGACATCTTTGATGTCCTAAAAATCTGGTTCGTGATAGTGCAGGTCGCTGGGCTTGTTTTTGGAGCCATTGGTTTACATGCAGCTCATCATCACCCGGATATAGTACATTCGGGAGATTTGATTCC AGCGGACATCGACTTTGGCGTGTATCAACTGGCGGCCATCATCGATCGGACCGATCTCAAGGGATCGCAATTCAAGGTGCTAGTTGGTTTTGGGGATCACTGTTTGCACCATTTGTTTCCTACGCTGGATCACGGAATACTACCGCAGCTGTATCAGGTGCTGTTTGAAACATGTGAAGAATTTCAACTGGAGTACCGGGAGCAGCACTGGCTGCAGGCTATCGTCGGTCAACATCAGCAGTTAGCACGGATCGAGCCGAGGGTTTACGTGCCATGGAAGAAGGTTAAATAG